One Arachis hypogaea cultivar Tifrunner chromosome 18, arahy.Tifrunner.gnm2.J5K5, whole genome shotgun sequence genomic window, TTAGAGTATTAAATCTTACAACCCAAATGCCTTTGTGCATGCTAACCAAAATgactaaaaataaagtaaaacaaCAAAAAATCATTAGAAGTCTATTTATGAATTTCAATATGAAAAAACTATCATTTTTGCATATGAATATTTAAAACACTTGTAAAATTACCTATGgaaaaaaattaactttatacatataaaaaatgagTTTCGTACGGACAAAATTtttcaaacactaaaaaattattataaattcgcAAACTATCCTCATCATCACCACTCTAACCACCATCATATCATCACTACTCTCACCACCATCATCATACTGTTTAACACTTGCATCCTCTTTGTTGGCAATTGATCCTCATATTTAGTTACTGGGTTAGCTTTAATATGAAATTTAACTTGTGCTTGATACTGGGCTAgttttttctactattatataaTCCTTTGTCCCTCCTACGATACAAGTcaataacaaaatatagattaattATGAATATCCAACTGTCACATACTACATTTTTTTTATGAACCCATACTATGTCAGTTTGTTATAGCAAAACATTAACcatttcaattaaaataaaggaagcTAGAACAAGGCTGGATGAACTTACACTTTCATGTTTTAGGAAAAATAAAACACTGTCGCTTGGAGGAAGAAAAATATGTTTTGCAAAAAAGAACACTGATGAATCTTGtttctctcctcctctttcttcatATTCTCTTTATCCCCTTTTTCTTCTTACAATTTTCCTTCACACTTGAGGTTATAGTTTTCTCATAAAATTCTTTTTCTCCCTTCTTCATTTACTCATTTCACTCTTTTATTGCAATTTTTCAATTTGAGTTCcaattttgtatcttttttagTGAGATGTTTTCTTCTTCGAAATCAGGCAGAGCTTTCCAAGCTCAGATCCTCTCTCCTCTTTAATGGCATTGACGGCGAGATTTCTGGCAAAATCCTACCATTATGGTCTAAAGATTTAAGGAAGTTAAGGTTCTGAAGTTAGAGTTCAATAGAAATATTGAAAAAATACCAGGTTCAATTGCATTACTAGAAAGCTTGGTGAGTTTTGAATTTGGCTGTTAAGTGATAATAGTTTGAAGGTTCTGTTCTTGGTTTCTTAGAAGAGGTAGAAAGAATTGGAATGGTCAGAGAAGGTGTAAATGATGACAGCGGTGGTGAAAAAGataaggataattttaaaatttagaataatcttttgatatttgaaaatttttgtcatacgaaattcatcttttatgagtataaaagtaattattttcttattaatAATTTTGTCAACATTCTAGATATTTATAGGTATAAATGGTAATATTTGCTTTCAATGATAATGATGCttataaaagaattttgaaacctTTATAACAATAATAAGGACCTACAAAAAGAAAGATGGCAATATCATGATGCCAATCTTTTTGTTATGCATAAAATGTTCACAATGTGGGATTGAAATGTTTCCCAACTATCTTATGAATAATGTACACCTTAACTCCAATCTCATGAGTTATGTCCCTAATTTGGTGGCATTCTATCCATTCCATATTGATAGTCGATTTAACCTTTGTTAATACGTTCATAAATTAATGTAACGTGTCAAAAAAAGATTAAATCGACTATTATGACTCACGAATATgtaatttgtatataaaaaaaacgcCTTCATTGTCTGTTCTTCCATCTCAAGCAATATGAAAGCTCCCAATAGGATCTAGATACACTGAAACTTACTGGATTTAGCATTCAAAACCACCTGCGAAACAAGGCGATTAAGCCTTTCAGCTCCCGGACCGGGTTTGAGGTTATATATGTCCCCAAGCTCAGTACATTCTGGTTTTCCTGAGCACCAACCTCCCATTGTGAATAGTCCAGGGCTCCTATGTAGTAATGTGTTGTCTATCAAATCAAGAACAGGATCATCTCTAACGAATTTCCTTGCAAAGGCGGCGCCACTAGCGATCATTTTGTCTGTGTCCTTGATGGTTAGGATGTGGGGATGCTGCTTCGGAGGAATGTCCCAAGAAATATAATGCAAGTCACTGTTGACAACAGTTTTAGCCATCTCCGGCGAGTTGCACGCAACAGTATGGAAATAGCCTTCCGGGGAAGAAACGTAATTAGTGTAGTACATGAGAAGGGTCCTTGGTAGATTATCCCATCCCCAGATAACATATTCAACAAATTCGCGCGATAAAATCACCCATGCTGAACCTAAAATGTAGCAacaataattcataaaaaaaatggaaagtgaAATAGAAAAAGAGTCCTACTTACTAGGTGACCAACAGTTATTTGGCCAACATGTTGCTAACACTCATAGAACTTCTCAAACATGTGTGCATGTATTCTGCGTCATGTGAGCGCAAATTATATTGATTCATGTGTGCATGTGTGCGTGTAAAGCCTAATAGAATGTCAAAAACATAGTGCATTGGTTAAGTGTTTGAAAATTAGTTTCTCATGGACCGAAAGAAGAAACTATAATGCCATATTTGTACACTAAGGTAGAAGTTGTTTGGAGAAAGAGAAACATATCTCTTTCTTGAGATAAAATTTGCCTGATTTTCTATCGTCTCAAAAATTGGGACAGCGAGGATAGGAATAGGGAcacaatttcttttgttttgtttctgtctcaatgtctttgtattttctttctGTCTTGAAATAGTTAACATTACCGAATACAAGCTATAAGAGAACAAGTTTTTGAAGTTGATCATGCATACATTGTAATTGTGCCTTAAGAAGCTATCTCTTATAGATAACTTATTGAAGTACAAGAGCAACCAACATCtcatcaacaaaaaataaaaagtttacacAATTTATTTCTGGTTTCATTCTCTTAATTGACTATTCTTCTCCAAATTAGCATAAATGAACCTTTAGAAAAGTGTGATCAAACTCAATCATCACAAGATGAAAAAAGAAAACTAACCAGTGAATAGTCTAAATGATGTTGGCAAATTTCTATTAGGAGTGACCCAAAATACTTCAGATTTGTTTGGCTGGTAAAGCCCTGGATCAACAATCAAAGGCATCGCTCGTTTTTTCCTGCACAATGTGGTCCAATTCGGGATCATGTATAAAAGCAGGTTCAATCAAGATAATCAAACTTGAGAATTCACCTAACTAGTGGAACTCTGGTAAACTAGAATCGTAAAACTCAATGCTTGAACTCATAGGAGTATACATGTAAATCCATAAATTAGATAGGAGACCCAATTAAGTAGGGACTTCAATAACCTTGGATTGTAACGTTGTTTATGTCAGGGGGAAGGAGGGAGAAGGAAAACTTACTCCTTCCATCGTAACCGACTTGTGTGCTCAATGAAGTTAAGATTTCTATCTACCTCCAAGAAAGTATATAGAAGATCTGCAGAATCATACACCTGTATATTAGTCTAATAATCATTGAGCAAAAGAAGCTTAAAAATGGCAACAGAAACATTTCTTCTATAAGCCAAACAACTAACCATCTTGAGTCACAAGAGGGTAATCTGAAGCACTGAGATTAATAAACCAGTCCCAATCTTTGCTTCTCTTTAGAAGAATGGCACAAGCATGAAGGGTAGCAGCAACCATGGTTGGTCCTGTGTAAGTAATAATGTTCGCCTTTTGAATCACAAAAACATTTCCCCTCTCATTGAAGATATGCTGCTTCTCAACTCTCAAAGTAAGCTCATTCCTTTCCTGTACCGGGGACTCGAGGTCCAAATGAAGAACATAGTGGTTTAGCGGATGGTAAACAGCATGAAGAGTCCTCCAAATCTTCTCCAAATCGCCTTTCGAGCCGGCAATCAAATAGGCAAACCGGGGAATCACAGGACCAGATGGAGCTGGAGCAGGGGCAACCTTTTTTTCCATGACATCCGTGGTTTCGTTTGCTTGATGAGacgggagaaagaaaaagagtgaATTCAGGGAGTGAATTGAAGATGCAACACCAAAGCTTGAGGTCACAACAAGAAACAATATGCAAACAGCTGAAGTTATTAGGAGAGGGAACAACCACTTCTTCTCTAAGTACAAGGACCCCATCATCTCTTTAATTAGAGCTTCAGGGATTCTTAAACAATTTTCATGAATCACTGAAACATATAATGTTTTTCCAATTCACCATCCATCATCATCAGCCACTAGAACATACATAGTTGAAATCCTCTTAAGGCTCCTCAATACTCTCTTCCTTTGAATAGTGTCtgttcaatgaatgaatgaatcgATCAATAGCAAAGTAACAAACATGAACTAAAGAAATTCAATCTATACCTACTCTTTGATCATCCAGTAAGGGAACCGAATCATTAAAATATATTACAGAAATGAACAACTAAAGTAATTGTTCTTATCAAACCagctaaaaagaaaaagaagatttttCTAAATCTGTTATTGAAATGAAAACATCATATCTAGAAGAACACAAGGATCCAAAAACGTTTCTTTGATAAACTGATGATAAATTCATCTCGAAagaaagagggaaaagaaaaactgAAATGGAGAAAAACCCGGATCAAAAGTTCAAATTTTGACGAGCATTAACATTGAGAGAGTAGAAAAGAACACGAGGAAAGGAACAAGAGCTGAAGGTTTAGCTCATAATGATGATCATGGTCATTATTATATAAAGAATACATGCAGCTGGAAAATAAcatcaattaataataatataaagtgGTTATAAGTTTTAACGAGAAACAGATCAACGTGAGTGGAGGAAGAGGGTGAACCTGCgttgtgttgtgattgtgatGGAGATGGAGATGTTAAGAAGCATCCACGTCTAGGAAGAGAATAAAGATTATGAGTGATGATTTcagatttattttttgttaaaaaggaAAACAGAAACCGATGAGAAACCAGTTTCTTATTCTGTTGGTGTAATGTAATCTTGTAACTTTGCTTCTCAGTGTTTCATTGAACGTGTCAGCCaaattggtgttttttttttgaaaaaaaattaatttattattattttatttatgtttaatatcCAAGTATGCACTTATATTTCTTTGCGTCAATTTAATAAGAATGTAAGTAATGTGTATCCTAAAAGCATATTAAGATTAttgtaaatgaaaaaatgtttataTTTGAGCTTACAAAATATGtctaatttatgtttttattagtggACAAATTATATTTGAAATAAGACGGTACACAGCCGATCTAATAGTAACAAATTAAGTATATGTGTCTTCTTTTTATATGGGTTAGACAGACTTAAATACAGATCTTTATAATTTATATCTAGCTCGATTCAGAGAGTAAGGTAAATACTCTCTAACTACTTCAATTATCACTATTTAGATGATAACTAACTTAAATATGGAATAGATAATAATTACTCATTATCATTTAAAGTCATCCTCAAATAATGACTAGATTACATTTATATCTCTATAAATATTCTAACactcaagtattttttttttaatcaaatctcatttaaaaattacttaaactcTTGTTGATTTAGACATTAAAATTCTTTGTAGATATATCTTTTATTATTGTCTAGACAAAAccgttgataaactactatttcgcTGAACAAATTGAAACCCTTAtcctaaatatttaaattttatgtttagactcaaatttaatttagtttcatgtaatatcttagaatataaaattttaaatttttattttaataaatataaaataaaatattaaatatttaaatttttatattttttattaataaatttagtatatatttttaagATATATATTAGTTAAACTAACCGTACTATatttacaataaaaattaattattacattaattatttatatataaatatatgattataaatttttaatatgcaggtaattttttttagataaaccCTTTAAAGTAATATAATGGATGATAAAATTAAGGATaaagcatattttttatctttgaaatttgttaaaattttaaaaacatttttaaattttattttattttaattttgtcttaaaaattttttatttgcatcaaatatactcctaacagctaatttttcaaaaaacttaggttcaattcagcaacaattttacaaaaataaccaTCAATACAAATAAACTAGAGATAATTGGCATGTATTATTACTGGATTAATCATAAATTTTTGGACAATTCACTTAAATAAATTGTTTAGAGAAGAATTTTACTCAAATACAACTTTCTAAACAGCAAGACGCAAATGcaatttttcatataattataGAAACTGCTACTGGCAGTAATAGTTCAGAGGAgcatgtaaaccgctactggcagccATGGTTTACATGGAATGTTGCGCAAACAGAAACCGCTATAGGCAACAGCGGTTTCTATACAAGTTGGCTTGGTTAGCGGTTTATGTGTTGTGCTGCGTGAACGTAAACTGTTGGAGACAGCCGCGGTATACGTTGGAAGTGTGTATAAAACTGCGGAAGCCAGCCGCAGATTCTTTGCTTGGTGTGGAGTTAGAAATTTGTTAGAGAgaataaattctagagagagggaggAGCACTCTGGGAGCGGATTCGAGTTTTCTcagtgatgcaccactattttatgatatagtttggactgaattgagtgggtttgtgtcaactaatctcacacttattcattgaaattgcatgttttttatttccttcttgattttgtgttatgattgaaaacttgcttcctaggcctttaaatttGCTATATTTAATCCTCCTTTATTATAattcggttggcagttttgattctgattttcgtaaatagtctctgtttgacgaaccggactcgattcatgagaggagagagataatagtatactattatcattatattagtattagaaaatgcttgaatgacattataaggttacctggtctgtttttgttaaaaacagaaaatcggtttaaccgggttcacaatttactggcgcagcttagcaccagcactctctgatgactttagcaatgctaaggcctcattatacatgttttattctcataataaatatgttactagtgtcatttatgctagtagatcagaaattaatttttagagatgtttttacaagtgttccgatacacctagttttagtagttatacaccagagatattttaatattattttaacccacctccaagccaaccaatcacaactcaccttacacccccaagacactccaaggctggtcatttattccctttggccgaaattgaaaggagagaaaagagagaaaagttcatgaacacttaatcttcaaagcttgatttcttctgaaccaaaactcaaatcaaaactctgatttcaccagaatgatcctctcttcttcctctacataaccatgtaacttatcaaggctgaaaataaggtgagatggctgttcctttcccctttcaatttggtttttaaggaaacatgcttaaacatgtgttttcttgatgttcttccttaggaatcatgcttaacttgacttgagggccaagaaacgtgaatttccagaaagtctaaggtgagatatctcttcctaacatactgagtgagatttggtcagttgagagtttttggatttaaagttgttcttgatgtgatttaggaggaaaaagtgcttaaggaccacctgaaagtataaccgaattaggagcagcaaaaccaggtagggtgtgacaaatttaatcttgattgattgtgtttgagatgtgtgattatgatatggtttggttatgcttgaaattgattgcttatatgagttattcttggtgaaagtttgttgaatttttgatgaaatttgatgatattcaagctatgaatgttgttcttgagggcagctggaaaaacgaaaccctagagcttaaattgaggttcaatttgtgttaaaatcatgtagaaaagatggggttttagtggctggaaatttattttgaattttggtaaaaatcggttgctgaaaagactgaaaaacgggtaaaaacagagaaagaatctgaagaatttacgaagaacaagaagaacactttgagtgtgatgaagaatattgaagaacagattttagatcttagaaagggcaaggaagtaaatattttggtgtttgaggggttattttgtaatttctaaaagttagggaggttaaagtagaaatattaaaagttacgggtggtaaaaagtgaattttaaaggttaaaagtaaaaggtaagttaattttcgaaaatttagtattaaaataataaataataataaaatattaaataataatatttaattaaaaataatattttaataaaaataataaaataatgcagaaaaggcagttttctgtaaaagctttagaaagacaactttaagcgcagaatctcataattaccttcataaaatacttagggagtggtaataacatgttagtgaggcaaagataaatgaaagataaaaatttaaagaaaagataaacaacaaagaaaaagtctgtaaagttttaatgacagaaaaacagacagagattagtgaacgaactagggcaacatagttagtccttgagttacgactagggttaggtattatatgaaaagttaaactgtttcagtatagacttaatgaacctatacttgggacagactaactattcataccgaaatttacataagctttaaatacatacgttaaatagagaaatcagagcagagtagagagagacagagaacagagtaatcagagcagagtaaagaaacacagagcacagagtaaccagagtaaagtaaagagataaagagaaaaagagtgatatagatacagaagaaagagtaatcagagaaaagtaaagagatataaagagaaaggagtaatatgataaaaagaaatggtttgagccaagcttttgtaaaagtgaaagatgtaaagtttgtatagtatgattgaattcGTATAGTataattgaacagagaaagaaagaggtactgcataagaatgtgaaagtgataatgaatgatgataatgagaatgattatgtgatgatctgctgcgtgaaagcagtcagatagatggtggtacgaccactaagAGTGCTtccctgggatacttagctataatgctattctgtaagtcaaaggactcttacaaaGGTATCGAGAAAACACAACTACAATATATcatgtaagtcaaaggactcttacagtgagagtgtgtgtgtgtgtgctcctgtaagtcaaaggaatCTTACAGTGAGTGTGGTAGGCaaatataagttaactagctccgccatgcaagtcaaaggactcttgcgaggaacattgccaacagggaagccttacctggtcaaaggactccgggtaacgtcgggagcaggtatgtaaccgacaaatgagctcattacctgcactagggctagacatgcatcattcttgtctgcgcattatTCTCTGCTGCATTCTTTTCTGTGTGtggtctatttctttatgtttgtctgcttgcatgctatttctgtgttttattttcttgtattcttttgtttgtgttctactttctgttgtctctactttctctttctatctttatcttctgtttactgcttcgctatattatgttatttgtcTGCTAATCGatcccaaataaatgaacgtaactaataaccccgaccatactaagaactccccagttcttacctcttctctctcccttcccccttcagatggaagcatgagtacccttccgtagttcactGACGACCGTTCGCAAAAAGGATTCCATTTTAGGTAGTcatctgagtctagggtgaatctcattttctgtttatatgtatatactgagagaccagccaacgtctgcaccccgttcgtatgtgcactttagcctaaatcctgtgtacgagactcctgttgtgtggctacttgatggcgTACCAGTgggacgtcatatggcaatgtatGATCGTGCGAAAGAGTAGTATACgcccttccaccttttgatgacattcgacctgacttgatttttgaagacttagaacgtactttctctcgctttagtagtttagagggactaggtgagtatagagcctaggctagcctaggtgccagcttagggacctcttgaacaggttaggacctgggatgttgtatatatatatatatatatatatatatatatatatatatatatatatatatatatatatatatatatatatatatgtttgtatatagatattatttagctatatctatgggtgttctaactaacagtctatattctaataaaggctgaatcaccgaatgttgtcaactacttgtgatgtatttatgtgtggttgtttataactattttatctgttattatttgtgaattgattataaatgattctgtttattaatccaaatgtttttttaaaaaaaagtacctctctaactaactacgcttctaacaacgaatcaggctcatataataaataatagataataattaggatgacaaattggtagcactcagttacTGGTATGttctaggcgtactgaaaattgggtcgttacaatttggtatcagagcagttcgttcccagtagagcctggggagtggactgactatgcttcattgcatactctgcttgtgtgtctcatgctgttagggaaTCTTCCAGacacatttggcatgaatgtctatgagtactcattttgggaatgttcgtgcttaacttgagatattaagactgatcaccttaatattgattgtttggtgcggataagacctcaatgactgtgaataggcatggtttaatcgagttCCGAACGACGAATTCGTACGAGGCACAACTATTCTTATAgttgttatgatctccatggctatGGCTATGTGATATTTAGATGCTGTAAGGAATGAACTGATATCTTCGTTAGGATGGTTTGAAGGAAATAGATCTCTTGAAAATGGATTCTTGCACACGgctaaaattttgagggcaaaattttcttttaggagggtagaatgtaacaaccctaattttcgagtacgcgagatcttttctgaaagtacggatttctttggaagatcagtaaagggaacacctcttctgtatcatcaagcatctcaatcctcattttcattatattatctttaactcaggaccttagttgagacaagcccgataatgcaatcgcgaagaaccttgtttttgaaccgtatcggttggcagctttgattctgattttcgtaaatagtctctgtttgacgaaccggacttgattcatgagaggagagagataatagtataatattattattatattagtattataaaatgcttgaatgacattataaggttacctggtctgtttttgttaaaaatagaaaatcggtttaaccgggttcacaatttattggcgcagcttagcaccagcactctctgatgactttagcaatgctaaggcctcattatacatgttttattctcataataaatatgttactagtttcatttaagctagtagctcagaaaataatttttagagatgtttttataagtgttccgatacacctagttttagtagttatacaccagagatattttaatattattttaacccacctccaagccaaccaatcacaaatcaccttacacccccaagacactccaagtctggtcatttactccctttggccgaaattgaaaggagagaaaagagagaaaagttcatgaacacttaatcttcaaagcttgatttcttctgaaccaaaactcaaatcaaaactccgatttcaccaaaatgatcctctcttcttcctctacataaccatgtaacttatcaaggctgtaAATAAGGTGATATGGatgttcctttcccctttcaattcgattttcaaggaaacatgcttaaacatgtgttttcttgatgttcttccttaggaatcattcttaacttgacttgagggccaagaaaagTGAATTTACagaaagtctaaggtgagatatctcttcctaacatactgagtgagatttggtcagttgagagtttttggatttaaagttgttcttgatgtgatttaggaggaaaaagtgcttaaggaccacctgaaagtacaaccgaattaggagcagcaaaaccaggtagggtgtgacgaatttaatcttgattgattgtgtttgagatgtgtgattatgatatggtttggttatgcttgaaattgattgcttatatgagttattcttggtgaaagtttgttgaatttttgatgaaatttgatgatattcaagctatgaatgttgttcttgagggcagctggaaaaacgaaaccctagagcttaaattgaggttcaatttgtgttaaaatcatgtagaaaatatggggttttagtggctgaaaatttattttgaattttggtaaaaatcggttgctgaaaagactgaaaaacgggtaaaaacagagaaagaatctgaagaatttacgaagaacacgaagaacactttgagtgtgatgaagaatagTGAAGAAAAgattttagatcttagaaagggcaaggaagtaaatattttggtgtttgaggggttattttgtaatttctgaaagttagggtggttaaagtagaaatattaaaagttacgggtggtaaaaagtgaattttaaaggttaaaagtaaaaggtaagttaattttcgaaaatttagtattaaaataataaataataataaaatattaaataataatatttaattaaaaataatattttaataaaataataaaataatgcgaaaaaggcagttttctgtaaaagcttttgaaagacaactttaagcgcagaatctcataattaccttcataaaacacttagggagtggtaataacatgttagtgaggcaaagataaatgaaagataaaaagttaaaaaaaagataaacaacaaagaaaaagtctgtaaagttttaatgacagaaaaacagacagagattagtgaacgaactagggcaacatagttagtccttgacttacgactagggttaggtattatatgaaaagttaaactatttcagtatagacttaatgaacctatacttgggacagactaactattcataccgaaatttacataagctttaaatacatacgttaaacagagaaatcagagcagagtagagagagacagagaacagagtaatcagagcagagtaaagaaacacagagcatagagtaaccagagtaaaataaagagataaagagaaaaagagtgatatagatacagaagaaagagtaatcagagaaaagtaaagagatataaagagaaaggagtaatatgataaaaagaaatggtttgagccaagcttttgtaaaagtgaaagatgtaaagtttgtatagtatgattgaattcGTATTGTataattgaacagagaaagaaagaggtactgcataagaatgtgaaagtgataatgaatgatgataatgagactgattatgtgatgatctgctgcgtgaaagcagtcagatagatggtggtacgaccactaagAGTGCTtccctgggatacttagctataatgctattctgtaagtcagagttctcttacagaggtatcgagaaaacACAACTACAATATATaatgtaagtcaaaggactcttacagtgagagtgtgtgtgtgtgtgctcctgtatgtcaaaggactcttacagtgagtgtggtAGGCaaatataagttaactagctccgccatgcaagtcaaaggactcttgcagtggtttgcctcGCAAGTCAAAAGACTCTTGCGAGGAAAATtgccaacagggaagccttacctggtcaacggactccgggtaacgtcggaagcgggtatgtaaccgacaaatgagctcattacctgcactagggctaaaCATGTATC contains:
- the LOC112772800 gene encoding beta-glucuronosyltransferase GlcAT14A; translated protein: MMGSLYLEKKWLFPLLITSAVCILFLVVTSSFGVASSIHSLNSLFFFLPSHQANETTDVMEKKVAPAPAPSGPVIPRFAYLIAGSKGDLEKIWRTLHAVYHPLNHYVLHLDLESPVQERNELTLRVEKQHIFNERGNVFVIQKANIITYTGPTMVAATLHACAILLKRSKDWDWFINLSASDYPLVTQDDLLYTFLEVDRNLNFIEHTSRLRWKEKKRAMPLIVDPGLYQPNKSEVFWVTPNRNLPTSFRLFTGSAWVILSREFVEYVIWGWDNLPRTLLMYYTNYVSSPEGYFHTVACNSPEMAKTVVNSDLHYISWDIPPKQHPHILTIKDTDKMIASGAAFARKFVRDDPVLDLIDNTLLHRSPGLFTMGGWCSGKPECTELGDIYNLKPGPGAERLNRLVSQVVLNAKSSKFQCI